The Deltaproteobacteria bacterium DNA segment CAAAGCCGGTATCACGGTCATACAACCCTCCGGCGAAACCAAATGGCTGGAGGCCGGGGTTAGTATCGTTAATGACTACACCGAACTCGTCGTAATCTAATTGTTGCGCAACTGCACCAGTGCTTGCATCTACCACTAATCGTACGCTACCGAGGTGATCGGTGATTAAGCGGTAGGTTGTAGTCGCCGTAACCATATACTCAGGTATGTTAGCATGTAACCCATACACAAATCTTGCTTTAATTGCACCGCTGCTATCTAGCCAGGCGATTGGTTGCAGTTGACCCTCATACAAGAAGCCTTCGACAAACACGCCATTGATACGTTTGCCTACGCGGCGATTTTTGCAGTCGACAATATACTTAATATTGATTGTGCCATGTTTTTTTAGTGTTTGACACTATTTTGGAGGGGCTTTATATCATTAAAATATTTTAATGTTTCACGAAATCATTATTTATTTACTTTCTGATGGTAAATTATCTTGATCATGAAAAGTACTCTGCTTAGCATTGTATAGGCAAGATTTTACGGCTATTCCTGTAACAAAAACAGCTAAAGCAACAAAAAGCCAGAGAAGTGTAATGAACCGCCATTCACCTAAAAATCCTGCTTGTTTTGATTTCATGTTTCAATGCTCCTTTAGAGTCGTTAAAGATTATCAAGTTAAAAATTAATAGTGTGAACTAGTGGCTCCTATTGGCACATCTTTGCTTGTCCATCTACCAACTTGTGGGTCATAGTCACGAGCGCTCGACATTATGAGCGCCAGAGGCCATGAATACTGACGACTATTGTAGGTATAGTGAGTACTTTAAATACGCATGCGTTATTGTGGCCGTGTTCGTCTTTGCGTAGAATTATACCGTTACTGTCATATGCGTAGCTCGAAACAATTCTGATGCCACACCTTAACCAACTGTAACCGTCTAATTTTTCGTGTTTTGATTAATAAGAAAATAAGACGGTGTAGCAAAATGCGACACATTTTTTAACGTTTGACACTGAACCTTGGGGGGCAATGGTGTCGCATTTTACGACATATTTTTCGGTGTTTGACACTATTTGGAAGGGGATTTCTCAAGCGCCTTGAGGTTCTGGCATCCGAGATCCTCTCCCATATCGCAGGCTTTTTGAAGAAAGTAGGCGGCGCGTTCACGATCAGTCGGAACCATTCGCCCATTACGATAGTCAAGGCCCAAACTGTTACAGCCCAGCGCCTCCCCAAGATTGCAGGCTTTCATGTCCAACTGTATAGCTCTAGTAGTATCTTTTTCAACACCCAAGCCGAAACGGAATGAGTCGGCCAGCTCATGACAACCACCTCCATACCCAAGTGAGCAACTTTTTTCAAATAAGTTGGCCGCGAGTAAATAGTCTTTAGGGACACCATCTCCTTGGAAATATAGAAGGCCTATCATCATACAATCTTTTGCATTATCTTTTTCACAACCTTTTTCGTATCGTTTCGCAAAAGCAGCGTTGATAGCGTCACAACCAGAAAAAATAATTAATGTAATACAGGAAAGGAGTATAATGCTTAAAAATAAAGTGTTTCCTTTCATTAATAACTCCTTTAAGGCGTAGAGACAGGCACACCACCTACAAGGTCGTAACTGTACTAATGATGTCGTCACATTGTTCGAGATAGCAAAGTAGAGTTAGGTAAGCAGTATCGTATTTTGCTGCAGTTTATAGAAAGTTTGGAATCATTATGATCGGCATTCATTTTAAACTCTACTAATGTTAGTATTACGTTAAGTTTATATACACCTCATTTTAGTTGTCATCTGATACAGGGTATGCAGAAACAGTTAAGCAAACACCAGCTTTCGCTAGACGTAAAAGATACTTCGGATGAAAATTAATTTGTACAGCGAACTGTTTTAAACTCCCTACATAAACAGCGAAATCTAGAGTACTGTAAACTCTACGTTTACGTAATGTTAAAATTTTTTGACGCCATTTTTTTAACCATCTAAAAACTACAGTCATTACATCTTCAATAGTTTCTC contains these protein-coding regions:
- a CDS encoding RHS repeat protein codes for the protein MFVEGFLYEGQLQPIAWLDSSGAIKARFVYGLHANIPEYMVTATTTYRLITDHLGSVRLVVDASTGAVAQQLDYDEFGVVINDTNPGLQPFGFAGGLYDRDTGF
- a CDS encoding sel1 repeat family protein, producing the protein MKGNTLFLSIILLSCITLIIFSGCDAINAAFAKRYEKGCEKDNAKDCMMIGLLYFQGDGVPKDYLLAANLFEKSCSLGYGGGCHELADSFRFGLGVEKDTTRAIQLDMKACNLGEALGCNSLGLDYRNGRMVPTDRERAAYFLQKACDMGEDLGCQNLKALEKSPSK